In Streptomyces chartreusis, the following proteins share a genomic window:
- a CDS encoding DUF3987 domain-containing protein: MAEAPNNIEAEQIVLGAAMVDEGVLSEIEEELGQDPAVFYRPAHETIWRAIQELVAGGIRPTPVVLADALSKAGDLQQVGGRSYLHTLYGAVPTAGVGQHYAKIVREHADRRQIATLGTRLIQAARESGEDHDELFAAARHALDRTTVEERWPAPTPIGQQVPLPAFPVEALPTWVAEQVDAVAEFTQTPADMAATMAIAALSTAAGGRVHVQIRDGWVEQTNLYLVVAMPPASRKSDVFAAMTRPIYDIESSMQEEARPSIIQAEVEKEAAEARAEAIMAKARKVDDSKTATSLVAEAVGLRMAAESIVVPPKPRLTTSGDVTPETLTKLLSTHGPLGVLSPEGDLFDIIAGRYSSRPNLGVFLQAHKGERLQAERITREADLGEKPALTIGVTLQPPVLTDLAQTPGARGRGLLARFLFSIPKSTLGYRRIIVPPIPEKTHRVYGTRLTALVHSLTDLPEPVTIKCSGPADQTVIRLQEAIEPQLRPDGALAHIEDWAGKYVGAVARIAGLLHLADRATGRWGEPIEAATVERAIAIGTYYTTHALAAFNLMETDTDSEKAQLVLDWIQRTNVTSFKAHELVTARRRAFPTVSSTSPALRLLKEHGYVRRLLGERAGSRGRQPAAVYRVHPSLPLI; this comes from the coding sequence TTGGCCGAGGCCCCGAACAACATCGAAGCCGAACAGATCGTCCTCGGCGCTGCCATGGTCGATGAAGGCGTCCTGTCCGAGATCGAAGAAGAACTCGGACAGGACCCTGCGGTGTTCTACCGCCCCGCCCACGAGACAATCTGGCGCGCGATCCAGGAGCTCGTGGCAGGCGGCATCCGTCCGACGCCGGTCGTTCTCGCCGACGCGCTGTCCAAGGCGGGCGACCTTCAGCAGGTGGGTGGAAGGTCCTATCTGCACACCCTCTACGGGGCCGTGCCAACAGCCGGGGTGGGACAGCACTACGCGAAGATCGTGCGCGAGCATGCGGATCGGCGGCAGATCGCGACGCTCGGCACCCGGCTCATCCAGGCCGCACGCGAATCCGGTGAAGACCACGACGAGTTGTTTGCCGCAGCACGTCACGCACTCGACCGCACAACGGTCGAGGAACGCTGGCCTGCTCCGACCCCAATCGGCCAACAGGTCCCACTGCCCGCCTTCCCCGTTGAGGCCCTGCCCACCTGGGTAGCCGAGCAGGTCGACGCTGTCGCCGAGTTCACCCAGACGCCTGCCGACATGGCTGCCACCATGGCAATCGCCGCGCTCTCCACCGCCGCAGGCGGGCGCGTCCATGTCCAGATCCGCGACGGCTGGGTCGAGCAGACCAACCTCTACCTGGTCGTCGCCATGCCCCCTGCTTCCCGCAAATCGGACGTCTTCGCCGCCATGACGCGCCCCATCTACGACATCGAGTCGTCCATGCAGGAGGAGGCTCGCCCTTCAATCATCCAGGCAGAGGTCGAGAAGGAAGCTGCGGAAGCTCGTGCCGAAGCCATCATGGCCAAGGCGCGCAAGGTCGACGACTCCAAGACAGCCACCTCCCTGGTCGCCGAGGCCGTCGGCCTACGCATGGCGGCCGAGTCCATCGTCGTTCCGCCCAAGCCCCGCCTGACCACATCGGGTGACGTCACCCCCGAGACCCTGACGAAGCTCCTGAGTACACACGGCCCCCTTGGCGTCCTATCCCCGGAGGGCGACCTCTTCGACATCATCGCGGGCCGCTACAGCTCCCGCCCCAACCTCGGCGTCTTCCTCCAAGCACACAAGGGCGAACGCCTTCAGGCCGAACGCATCACCCGCGAAGCAGACTTGGGCGAGAAGCCCGCCCTCACCATCGGCGTCACCCTTCAGCCCCCAGTACTGACGGACCTCGCGCAGACCCCGGGTGCCCGCGGCCGAGGCCTCCTGGCCCGCTTCCTCTTCTCCATCCCGAAATCAACCCTCGGCTACCGCAGGATTATTGTCCCGCCGATCCCAGAGAAGACCCACCGCGTTTACGGCACCCGGCTCACTGCCTTGGTCCACAGCCTCACGGATCTCCCGGAGCCCGTCACCATCAAGTGCTCCGGTCCGGCCGACCAGACCGTGATCAGACTTCAGGAAGCGATCGAGCCCCAACTGCGACCCGACGGCGCTCTGGCACACATCGAAGACTGGGCGGGCAAGTACGTCGGAGCGGTGGCCCGCATCGCCGGCCTTCTTCACCTTGCCGACCGCGCCACGGGTCGCTGGGGCGAGCCGATCGAAGCGGCCACGGTCGAGCGGGCCATCGCGATTGGCACGTACTACACCACCCACGCCCTGGCCGCCTTCAACCTCATGGAAACTGACACTGACAGCGAGAAGGCTCAGCTGGTGCTCGATTGGATCCAGAGAACCAACGTGACCAGCTTCAAGGCCCACGAACTCGTCACAGCACGCCGCCGGGCCTTCCCCACCGTGAGTTCCACGTCTCCGGCACTGAGACTCCTCAAGGAGCACGGCTACGTCCGTCGACTCCTTGGAGAACGCGCTGGATCGCGGGGCCGACAGCCGGCTGCGGTGTACCGAGTCCATCCCTCTTTGCCCCTCATTTGA